Within Pseudomonas paeninsulae, the genomic segment CTGACTCGGTCGCTTACCCATGAAAACGACAAACCCGGCACCAGGCCGGGTTTGTCGTTGATGCGCGGCGGGGTTACTTGATTTCCACCGCCAGGCTTTCGGCGATCTTCTTGTTCCAGATCGCTGGGCCGGTGATGTGCACCGACTCGCCTTTGGTATCGACCGCAACGGTCACCGGCATGTCCTTGACCTCGAACTCGTAGATGGCTTCCATGCCCATTTCGGCGAAAGCCAGCACCTTGGATTTCTTGATCGCTTGCGACACCAGGTAAGCGGCGCCGCCGACGGCCATCAGGTATACGGCCTTGTTGTCCTTGATCGCCTCGATGGCAATCGGGCCGCGTTCGGACTTGCCGATCATGCCGAGCAGGCCGGTGCTTTCGAGGATCTGCCGGGTGAACTTGTCCATCCGCGTGGCGGTAGTCGGGCCGGCTGGGCCAACCACTTCGTCACCGACTGGATCGACCGGGCCGACGTAATAGATGAAGCGACCCTTGAGGTCGACCGGCAGCTGTTCACCCTTGTTGAGCATTTCGACCATGCGCTTGTGCGCGGCGTCGCGGCCGGTGAGCATCTTGCCGTTAAGCAGTACGGTTTCGCCCGGCTTCCAGCTCTGCACGTCTTGCGGGGTGATGCTGTCGAGGTCGACGCGGCGCGCACTCGGGCCAGCTTCCCAGACGATTTCCGGGTAGGCGTCCAGCGGCGGCGGCGTCAGTTCGGCCGGGCCAGTGCCATCGAGCACAAAGTGGGCGTGACGGGTGGCGGCGCAGTTGGGGATCATGCACACCGGCAGGGAGGCGGCGTGGGTCGGGTAGTCCATGATCTTGACGTCGAGCACGGTGGTCAGGCCGCCCAGGCCCTGGGCACCGATGCCCAGCTGATTGACCTTGTCGAACAGTTCCAGGCGCAGCTCTTCGACCCGGTTGGACGGGCCGCGGGCTTTCAGCTCATGGATGTCGATGGACTCCATCAACACTTCCTTGGCCATCACCGCGGCCTTCTCGGCGGTGCCGCCGATGCCGATGCCGA encodes:
- a CDS encoding fumarate hydratase; protein product: MTVIKQDDLIQSVADALQFISYYHPVDFIQAMHEAYLKEESPAARDAMAQILINSRMCATGHRPICQDTGIVTVFVRVGMDVRWDGATMSVDDMINEGVRRAYNLPENVLRASILADPAGARKNTKDNTPAVIHYSIVPGDKVDVDVAAKGGGSENKSKMAMLNPSDSIVDWVLKTVPEMGAGWCPPGMLGIGIGGTAEKAAVMAKEVLMESIDIHELKARGPSNRVEELRLELFDKVNQLGIGAQGLGGLTTVLDVKIMDYPTHAASLPVCMIPNCAATRHAHFVLDGTGPAELTPPPLDAYPEIVWEAGPSARRVDLDSITPQDVQSWKPGETVLLNGKMLTGRDAAHKRMVEMLNKGEQLPVDLKGRFIYYVGPVDPVGDEVVGPAGPTTATRMDKFTRQILESTGLLGMIGKSERGPIAIEAIKDNKAVYLMAVGGAAYLVSQAIKKSKVLAFAEMGMEAIYEFEVKDMPVTVAVDTKGESVHITGPAIWNKKIAESLAVEIK